The nucleotide sequence CCTAGCTCCAGCACCCTAACTCAACATACTAGATACAAGTACATCAATTTCTACACTTTCTTTTAGGAAGTACCTTTTTCTTTGCTGGAGCTTGAGCTTGATTGACCTTTTTCTTTGCTGGAGCTAAATCAACGGTTTTGGTCTTAGGTGGAGCTTCATCGGTTTTGCTCTTAGGAACGCTTCCTTCGGCACTCAAACTGATTGCTTCCCTGAGCTGTGAAACCTCGCTCTCCATGTTGCCCATCCTCTCTTTGAACATGCTCTCCATACTCGCCATTTGCACTCTGAGTATATCTCCCAAGGAATTGACAGAAGAGTGGACTAAACCCTCAATGAAACTCTTCGCTTCACAATCAATACTCTGTTTGTTTTCTGCTGTTCGCTTACACAGcaacttcttctttcttgtctcGGCTCCTTCATCCTGAATCTTTCTCTTGCCTCTTCCAGCAACATTAACCGAAGATGTCTCCACGTCTGCTGCAATATCAGTATCATCCACACTCTTATCAGCTTCTGACTCTGTATCGGCTTCCTCCATCTCAGTCTCTTCAGCCTCTATAACTGGCCATTCTGTGTTGCTCCAATCAAACTTGTATTTAATCCTATCGAGAAGAAGGTCCACACGTTCATCTTCCATCTCATCCTTCCTTGTATAATCAGCATCCCTCAACACATCACCATTGCCACTTACTGAAATTACCGAGAACAAATCTCCCTACAAAACAATTATTACATTATAAGCTTTAAAAAATATGCAACAGCCATATAAAAGAATACAATAAATATTCATACCTTCTCAGTAAACGATTCCTCAAGTTGAATGATATCTTCATAAGAAACTTTTGCAACTCCTTTCCAATTTCCACACCTTGGACCGCAGAAACTGTCCGAGACTTTGCTGCCACATATTTCTCCAAAATCCGGAATTGCTTCCATAATCCAAATCTGGAACGCATAGGAGAACCCCTCGAAAATGTAGCTGTTCTTCTTACCCAACTTCTTCCTAACCTTCTCAATGGAACTCAGTAAGAAGTCGTAGGAGTGAAGACCCCAATGGAAGTTCCGAAGCTTCTCGAGATCCATCACCAGCTTGATGTACATATGAGGGATGTTCACCTTCTCATCTCTCCCCATCACCACACCCATTATCACACACAAGTAGATCAACCTCATCCTATCACGCCGAGACCAGCTGTGAACTTCTTGTAGATGCACCTTTTTGATCGACTGCAAGGTGATCTTACCACCTGTCCTTAGTAGTTCACTCCAAAATCCGCCATCACTTTTCCATTTAATTACGTCACAGCTACTTTCCCGCGAGATCTTGAGGCCTGTCACAGTGTGGTACTCCTGAAGCGAAAACCGGAGAGGCTTCCTTGCAAATATAAACCACTTCTCATGCATCTTCGAGGTAATCAGCTGCTTACACAAGAAGCTATCCACCAATTTCCCCGAAAACTTGAGGTTATTTTCCGCAATCGCCATGATATGTTTGAAAACAGGATCTATCTTGACATCATCGTACTCCGCAGGCATAGCTTTCTTCAGATCTCTGATAAGTTCCATGCGGCAGCAGTTATTGATCTTCTTCACCTGAGGTTCTAAACCCTCTGCATACACTCGCTTAGGTAGCTCTAACTCCATATctagaaaagacaaaaaaaattgattcaagtTCTCAGTTTTACAGAACAAATCGATTCAAGTCAAAGAAACAAACTTTGCAGTGAAACagagacaaacaaaaaataaataaccaaattcGCAAGTCAGAGACACAAAGACTATCATCATGTTCAAtaacaaaatcaatttaaaaaccCATGTCAAACGAAATCAATt is from Brassica oleracea var. oleracea cultivar TO1000 unplaced genomic scaffold, BOL UnpScaffold01073, whole genome shotgun sequence and encodes:
- the LOC106320799 gene encoding uncharacterized protein LOC106320799; this translates as MELELPKRVYAEGLEPQVKKINNCCRMELIRDLKKAMPAEYDDVKIDPVFKHIMAIAENNLKFSGKLVDSFLCKQLITSKMHEKWFIFARKPLRFSLQEYHTVTGLKISRESSCDVIKWKSDGGFWSELLRTGGKITLQSIKKVHLQEVHSWSRRDRMRLIYLCVIMGVVMGRDEKVNIPHMYIKLVMDLEKLRNFHWGLHSYDFLLSSIEKVRKKLGKKNSYIFEGFSYAFQIWIMEAIPDFGEICGSKVSDSFCGPRCGNWKGVAKVSYEDIIQLEESFTEKGDLFSVISVSGNGDVLRDADYTRKDEMEDERVDLLLDRIKYKFDWSNTEWPVIEAEETEMEEADTESEADKSVDDTDIAADVETSSVNVAGRGKRKIQDEGAETRKKKLLCKRTAENKQSIDCEAKSFIEGLVHSSVNSLGDILRVQMASMESMFKERMGNMESEVSQLREAISLSAEGSVPKSKTDEAPPKTKTVDLAPAKKKVNQAQAPAKKKDGIKNGIETNDFDFGLTTQELRELSQDTFVEGFDVSQVKVENSRPFNIPLQIGPTMLDAEIGTRLMDRTEWLHNLEIDVMMYVFRERTSLKRWELHRVAFMSAVFSNMIKKEYESFKAGIRKYKLHHLLMQYGKGFLPPHGRTQEIWNVDVDRLYVPVHVSGNHWIALCISFVTRSIDVFDCSGRKRYKEVDAFANLVPRIVKAVQPPRYHKDFNVAAYTVHYVPM